A region from the Methanobacterium sp. genome encodes:
- a CDS encoding zinc ribbon domain-containing protein: MVSTILCPRCKTKNAKNAEVCYNCKKPLKPSKKSPEKSGKESSNSSKRPLLSYFNRKSINLKIIAIGLIIFILGNIIFLEIAEDYSVLISGFITLLFAYLAFKRFYKFDDIRDLEVKVLINYLIIAFIGILVLIAWYLI, from the coding sequence ATGGTTTCTACAATACTCTGTCCAAGATGTAAAACTAAAAATGCTAAAAACGCCGAAGTTTGTTATAATTGTAAAAAGCCTCTAAAACCATCAAAAAAATCTCCTGAAAAATCAGGTAAAGAATCTTCCAACTCTTCTAAAAGACCTTTATTATCCTATTTTAACAGAAAATCAATTAATTTAAAAATAATTGCAATAGGATTAATAATATTTATTTTAGGTAACATAATCTTTTTAGAAATTGCAGAGGATTATTCTGTGTTAATTTCCGGGTTTATTACACTGCTGTTTGCCTATCTTGCATTTAAAAGGTTTTATAAATTTGATGATATAAGAGACTTAGAAGTTAAAGTACTTATTAACTATCTAATTATAGCATTTATAGGTATTTTAGTTCTTATAGCTTGGTATTTAATTTAA
- a CDS encoding metallophosphoesterase encodes MSDSHDNLDTIKKAVDFFNDSEVELVIHAGDLISPFTAKEFKNLNCEFKAVFGNNDGEKDGLRHFFKDMCFLDSLIELDIHKKKIAVNHGTNETIIDALVKSRKYDVVVRGHTHKLEIIEGETLVINPGETCGYLSGEKTVVLLDPTDLSYETKFL; translated from the coding sequence ATGTCAGATTCACATGATAATTTAGATACTATTAAAAAAGCTGTGGATTTCTTTAACGACTCCGAAGTAGAACTGGTTATACATGCCGGAGATTTAATATCTCCTTTCACAGCTAAAGAGTTTAAAAATCTTAATTGTGAATTTAAAGCTGTTTTTGGTAATAATGATGGGGAGAAAGATGGTTTAAGACATTTTTTTAAGGATATGTGCTTTTTAGACAGTTTAATAGAGCTTGATATACATAAGAAGAAAATTGCAGTTAATCACGGTACAAATGAAACCATTATTGACGCTTTAGTTAAAAGCAGGAAATATGATGTTGTTGTAAGGGGCCATACTCATAAATTAGAGATAATAGAAGGGGAAACATTAGTTATAAACCCCGGAGAAACATGCGGTTATTTATCAGGAGAAAAAACTGTCGTACTGCTCGATCCGACAGATTTAAGTTATGAAACCAAATTTTTATAG
- a CDS encoding GNAT family N-acetyltransferase — MIIKRAKESDLSEILSLQKKAYQSEAEIYNGFKIPPLLQTLDEIKDEFKKGIFLKAVENEKIIGSVMGNLIDSETCYIGRLIIHPDFQNQGIETKYNERNRR, encoded by the coding sequence ATGATTATTAAAAGAGCTAAAGAATCTGATTTAAGTGAAATACTTTCCCTTCAAAAAAAAGCTTATCAAAGCGAGGCAGAAATTTATAACGGCTTTAAAATCCCTCCCCTCCTACAAACTCTGGATGAAATAAAAGATGAATTTAAGAAGGGCATATTTCTGAAAGCAGTTGAAAATGAGAAAATAATTGGCTCTGTAATGGGAAATTTAATAGATTCAGAAACTTGTTATATAGGAAGACTTATTATACACCCTGATTTCCAAAATCAGGGCATAGAAACAAAATATAATGAAAGAAATAGAAGATAA
- a CDS encoding MBL fold metallo-hydrolase encodes MKKFNNITMIEGTGFDSNIYLFDDVIVDTGTGENFEYVLNSIKNAGFNIAKDIKRVVNTHCHFDHTGGNHFFNAKIGIHEADAPALEKGDNIATAAYMFGKNLEPAKVDFHLKEGDKINDFEVIHTPGHTIGGICLYDGETLISGDTVFADGGFGRYDIGGDINMLRESIQKLTELDVEYLLPGHGPAVSNGSEHINMSYRIIKSF; translated from the coding sequence ATGAAAAAATTTAACAATATCACAATGATTGAGGGCACTGGATTTGACTCTAATATTTATCTTTTTGATGATGTGATCGTTGACACAGGGACAGGAGAAAACTTTGAATATGTGCTTAATTCAATCAAAAACGCCGGTTTTAATATTGCCAAAGATATTAAGCGTGTTGTAAATACACATTGTCATTTTGACCATACCGGTGGAAACCATTTTTTCAATGCAAAAATCGGCATTCACGAAGCAGATGCTCCTGCACTTGAAAAGGGAGATAATATTGCAACTGCAGCTTATATGTTCGGGAAAAATCTTGAACCAGCGAAAGTTGATTTTCATCTTAAAGAAGGGGATAAAATCAATGATTTTGAGGTAATTCATACTCCAGGACATACTATTGGCGGAATATGCCTTTATGATGGTGAAACATTAATATCTGGCGATACTGTATTTGCCGATGGAGGATTTGGAAGATATGATATTGGAGGGGATATTAACATGCTCAGGGAGTCTATACAAAAATTAACCGAACTTGACGTAGAATATCTCCTTCCAGGACACGGCCCTGCAGTTAGTAACGGTTCTGAACACATTAATATGTCCTATAGAATTATCAAAAGTTTTTAA
- a CDS encoding TrkA family potassium uptake protein → MYIVIMGAGRVGLHLASNLVSRGHDVTLIENDEHLCSNAAAELDALVICGNGTDTKTLEEANVGEADVFVAATGNDEANLLSCILVKQYNISKIIARLSNPDHEEAFKKVGIDDVISPELTAAGYLEKLITRPKVADLIVIGKGDAEILDITIKNKKVIGKHVGDISPTDDFIIVAVYKNGEITIPKDDMVLNEGDKISILVKTDAIKDVVKMCTK, encoded by the coding sequence ATGTATATAGTCATAATGGGTGCTGGAAGAGTTGGATTGCACCTTGCATCTAATCTTGTTAGTAGAGGGCATGATGTTACCCTTATTGAAAATGATGAGCATTTATGCAGTAATGCCGCAGCAGAACTGGATGCACTGGTTATTTGCGGCAATGGTACAGATACCAAAACTCTTGAAGAAGCCAATGTTGGGGAAGCAGACGTTTTTGTTGCAGCTACAGGAAATGATGAAGCAAACCTTTTATCCTGCATACTTGTTAAGCAATACAATATCTCAAAAATCATTGCAAGACTAAGTAACCCTGATCATGAGGAAGCATTTAAAAAAGTAGGCATAGATGATGTTATAAGTCCTGAACTGACAGCAGCTGGTTATCTTGAAAAATTAATAACCAGACCTAAAGTAGCTGATTTAATAGTGATAGGAAAAGGAGATGCAGAAATACTGGATATTACAATAAAAAATAAGAAGGTCATCGGTAAGCATGTAGGTGATATTAGCCCTACGGATGACTTTATAATAGTTGCCGTGTATAAAAATGGCGAAATAACCATTCCTAAAGATGATATGGTTTTAAATGAAGGAGATAAAATTTCAATTCTCGTTAAAACTGATGCTATTAAAGATGTAGTTAAAATGTGCACAAAATAA
- the fhcD gene encoding formylmethanofuran--tetrahydromethanopterin N-formyltransferase produces MEINGVEIEDTFAEAFGIQVSRVLVTAATKKLAKIAATEATGYGTSVIGCPAEAGIDCYVPPEETPDGRPGYMIMICNMDKKKLDHELLERVGMCLLTAATTAAFDALDDADEKLKTGQKLKFFGDGFEKELDIDGRKIWSIPIMSGDFLVEAELGIKSGVAGGNFFIMGDSPSSALIAAEAAVDAIGAIEGTITPFPGGVVASGSKVGSNKYKFLGASTNEKMCVTLKDEVEDSEVPADVNGIYEIVIDGTTEEAVKEAMKVGIEAAVKVPGVLKISAGNFGGNLGAYKINLHELF; encoded by the coding sequence ATGGAAATAAACGGTGTAGAAATAGAAGATACATTTGCAGAAGCATTCGGTATACAGGTTTCAAGAGTTCTTGTAACTGCAGCGACTAAAAAACTGGCAAAAATAGCAGCAACTGAAGCAACAGGCTATGGGACTTCAGTTATTGGTTGTCCTGCAGAAGCAGGTATTGATTGTTACGTTCCTCCAGAAGAAACTCCTGATGGAAGACCTGGATACATGATAATGATATGTAATATGGACAAAAAGAAACTTGATCACGAGTTATTAGAACGAGTTGGAATGTGTTTACTCACTGCTGCCACAACTGCAGCATTTGATGCTTTAGATGATGCTGATGAAAAACTAAAGACTGGTCAAAAACTAAAATTCTTCGGAGATGGCTTCGAAAAAGAGTTAGACATTGATGGAAGAAAAATATGGAGCATTCCAATCATGTCTGGTGATTTTTTAGTCGAAGCAGAATTAGGAATAAAATCAGGTGTAGCTGGTGGAAACTTCTTTATAATGGGCGACAGTCCATCATCAGCTTTGATTGCAGCTGAAGCTGCTGTTGATGCTATTGGAGCAATTGAAGGCACAATAACTCCATTCCCTGGAGGAGTTGTTGCTTCTGGTTCCAAAGTTGGATCAAACAAGTACAAATTCCTGGGAGCATCAACAAACGAGAAAATGTGCGTTACATTAAAAGATGAAGTTGAAGATAGCGAAGTTCCAGCCGATGTAAATGGTATATATGAAATTGTTATTGATGGAACTACCGAAGAAGCCGTTAAAGAAGCAATGAAAGTTGGAATCGAGGCTGCTGTCAAAGTCCCTGGCGTTTTAAAAATAAGCGCTGGAAACTTCGGTGGAAATCTAGGTGCATACAAAATAAATCTTCATGAATTATTTTAA
- a CDS encoding PAS domain S-box protein produces the protein MENIDKPEKQIIEELKNSNRDFSELSHQKNDLEEKLKSLILDNVVDPIFVHDLQGNFIYVNQNACKSLGYTKDELMKLNLHDLVIPQFEQIITPRIKELETKKELKFQTAYFRKDGSILPLEIHARIIEFHNEKLIFSIAKDITNYKRIVEAIKEREKHLSLITDNMLDLIYQVNKKGIFEYVSPSLKDLLGYEVEDVIGKKDIELIKIVHPDDLNIIINAIQTAIATLKPKRIQHRYKHADGHYIWVETIGNPLSNEKGEFSGAVYITRDIQELKRIENQLKSSLEEKEVLLKEIHHRVKNNMQIISSLLNLQSKCLKDENAIRILKESRDRVKSMAIVHEKLYQSDNFSRINFAEYIKKLLYDLLSSYGINSKFIKQKINVENILLDINFAIPCGLIINELVSNSIKHAFPNGRGEIGVEFYLKSNKHILIIADNGVGFPEYLDFQNTETLGLRLVNALVTQLYGKIELYRDEGTTFKIIF, from the coding sequence ATGGAAAATATAGATAAACCTGAAAAACAGATTATAGAAGAACTTAAAAATTCAAATCGTGATTTTAGTGAATTATCACACCAAAAAAATGATTTGGAAGAAAAATTAAAATCTCTAATCTTAGATAATGTTGTTGATCCTATATTTGTACATGATCTTCAGGGAAATTTCATTTATGTAAATCAAAATGCCTGTAAATCTCTTGGTTATACTAAAGACGAATTAATGAAATTAAATCTCCATGATCTTGTAATTCCCCAATTTGAACAGATTATAACCCCTCGAATTAAAGAACTTGAAACCAAAAAAGAATTAAAATTTCAAACTGCATACTTTAGAAAAGATGGATCAATTTTACCTCTTGAGATACACGCAAGAATTATTGAATTTCATAATGAAAAGCTTATTTTCAGTATTGCAAAGGATATAACTAATTACAAAAGGATTGTAGAAGCCATCAAGGAAAGGGAGAAACATTTAAGCTTAATAACTGATAATATGCTTGATTTAATTTATCAGGTTAATAAAAAAGGCATTTTTGAATATGTAAGCCCTTCCTTAAAAGATCTACTCGGATACGAAGTAGAAGATGTAATTGGAAAGAAAGACATTGAATTAATCAAAATAGTACATCCTGATGATTTAAACATAATTATAAATGCAATTCAAACAGCTATTGCCACTTTAAAGCCAAAAAGAATTCAACATAGGTATAAGCATGCTGACGGACATTATATCTGGGTAGAAACCATTGGAAACCCTTTATCAAATGAAAAAGGTGAATTTTCAGGAGCAGTATATATTACCCGTGATATTCAGGAGCTTAAAAGAATAGAAAATCAGCTTAAATCATCCCTTGAAGAGAAAGAAGTGCTATTAAAAGAGATTCACCATAGGGTCAAAAATAATATGCAAATAATAAGCTCTCTTTTAAATCTTCAATCAAAGTGTCTAAAAGATGAAAATGCAATTAGAATCTTAAAAGAGAGTCGAGATCGAGTTAAATCTATGGCTATTGTCCATGAAAAGCTTTATCAGTCAGATAACTTTTCCAGGATAAATTTTGCAGAATATATTAAAAAGCTTCTATATGACCTTTTAAGCTCTTATGGGATAAATTCTAAATTTATAAAACAAAAAATCAATGTAGAAAACATTTTACTGGATATTAATTTTGCAATTCCCTGTGGATTAATTATAAATGAACTGGTTAGTAATTCTATAAAACACGCTTTTCCAAATGGTAGGGGGGAAATTGGTGTTGAATTTTATCTGAAATCCAATAAGCATATTCTTATAATTGCAGATAATGGAGTTGGATTCCCTGAATATCTTGATTTTCAAAATACTGAGACTTTAGGATTAAGACTGGTAAATGCCTTAGTAACACAATTATATGGAAAAATAGAGCTTTACAGGGATGAAGGAACCACATTCAAGATTATTTTTTAA
- a CDS encoding TRAM domain-containing protein, producing MFRNNYGRDNFSDRGNSAPINVGDEYDVKIEDVGRDGDGIARIEGFVVFVSGAKLGDEVKIKINSTRRNFGFADIVE from the coding sequence TTGTTTAGAAATAATTACGGAAGAGATAATTTCTCAGATAGAGGAAATTCTGCTCCTATTAATGTAGGAGACGAATACGATGTTAAAATTGAAGATGTTGGAAGAGATGGCGACGGAATCGCAAGAATAGAAGGGTTTGTAGTCTTTGTTTCAGGTGCAAAACTCGGTGATGAAGTTAAAATTAAAATCAATTCAACAAGAAGAAACTTCGGTTTTGCGGATATAGTTGAATAA
- a CDS encoding pyrroline-5-carboxylate reductase dimerization domain-containing protein — translation MTKIGFIGYGSMGSMIIKGFLSSDVLKPHEIVISNRTKNKLTDIKKQHPQIEITDDNHDLANKCDKIFLFVSTSSVKKIIEEIKNYLSNKSHIIYISAGLTTENVESLFQGKITKVIPSLTSEVNEGVSLIYHNEKVTENESEFVNNLFNSISTAKIIEENNFEVGTVLTSCSPAFIAKFFMEFARKCAENSNISQKEADEMVIKTLYGTAKLLHDKNMSFEEIISRVATKGGITEEGIRVMDKNLPLLFDKLLKTTLKKRKIIKEKLKDQ, via the coding sequence ATGACAAAAATAGGATTCATTGGTTACGGAAGCATGGGCAGCATGATAATAAAAGGTTTTTTATCCTCCGATGTATTAAAACCCCATGAAATAGTCATTTCAAATAGAACAAAGAACAAACTTACAGATATTAAAAAACAGCATCCACAAATTGAAATAACAGACGATAATCATGATTTAGCAAATAAATGCGATAAAATATTCCTATTTGTAAGCACATCCTCTGTTAAAAAGATAATTGAAGAAATAAAAAATTATCTTTCAAATAAATCCCATATCATTTATATTTCTGCAGGATTAACAACTGAAAATGTGGAGAGCCTCTTTCAAGGAAAAATTACTAAAGTAATCCCAAGTTTAACTTCTGAAGTTAATGAAGGAGTTTCTCTGATCTATCACAATGAAAAAGTGACTGAAAATGAATCTGAATTTGTAAACAATCTATTCAATTCAATTAGCACTGCAAAAATTATTGAAGAAAATAATTTTGAGGTGGGAACAGTTTTAACAAGCTGTTCTCCGGCATTTATTGCCAAATTTTTTATGGAATTTGCCAGAAAATGTGCAGAAAACAGTAATATCAGTCAAAAAGAAGCGGATGAAATGGTTATAAAAACGCTTTATGGAACTGCAAAACTGCTTCATGATAAAAATATGAGCTTTGAAGAAATTATTTCACGAGTAGCAACAAAAGGCGGCATCACAGAAGAAGGTATCAGAGTTATGGATAAAAACTTACCTCTTCTCTTTGATAAACTTCTTAAAACCACTTTAAAAAAGCGTAAAATAATAAAAGAAAAATTAAAAGATCAATAA
- a CDS encoding UPF0104 family protein translates to MKFKALILFLVGIGILAAMILIIGPKNIENALKLANLWYICLAIIIQFVIYIFWTQRWAITTYAVNISVKKIHLFPMLMVGLAINNITPSARGGGEPIRGYILSKYSRTTFEKSFATVIADRGLDTFPFMVLAIITIVASVLYLNLPTLVVYILIISVILLLIVFFIAIYMSLNENAGKKITLWIVRIIKRFSKKDRSKLEKRAISAIAGFQNSMRVMVKDKNVLIYGILISFTIWLFEILRVYLVFSAFDVNVSLIIIAEVFIISSLLGLIPLLPGGVGAVDGIMIVLFSAAGVPPSISAAATLIERLISFWMTSIIGVGVLPYFGASVIERISRKYD, encoded by the coding sequence ATGAAATTTAAGGCATTAATTTTGTTTTTAGTAGGAATTGGAATTCTTGCAGCCATGATCCTAATTATAGGTCCTAAAAATATTGAAAATGCGTTAAAACTAGCCAACTTATGGTATATATGTCTTGCAATCATTATTCAATTTGTAATTTATATATTCTGGACTCAGCGCTGGGCAATAACTACATACGCCGTTAATATTTCAGTTAAAAAAATACATCTTTTCCCAATGCTGATGGTTGGATTAGCTATTAATAACATCACCCCCAGTGCAAGAGGTGGTGGTGAGCCCATAAGAGGTTATATTCTAAGTAAATACTCGAGAACTACCTTTGAAAAATCATTTGCCACTGTAATAGCAGATAGAGGGCTTGATACGTTTCCATTCATGGTTCTGGCAATAATTACTATAGTTGCATCAGTCCTATACTTGAATTTACCCACATTAGTTGTTTATATACTTATTATTTCTGTAATACTCCTTTTAATAGTCTTTTTTATTGCAATTTACATGTCCCTCAACGAAAATGCAGGTAAAAAAATTACCCTCTGGATTGTAAGGATTATAAAAAGATTTTCAAAAAAAGATAGAAGTAAACTCGAAAAAAGAGCGATTTCGGCCATAGCAGGATTTCAAAACAGTATGCGGGTTATGGTTAAAGATAAAAATGTCCTGATTTACGGAATTTTAATATCATTTACAATCTGGCTTTTTGAAATATTACGAGTTTACCTTGTATTCTCGGCTTTTGATGTAAATGTTTCCCTAATTATAATTGCAGAAGTTTTCATAATCTCCAGCCTTTTAGGGTTGATTCCACTTCTTCCAGGAGGTGTTGGAGCAGTAGATGGAATAATGATAGTTCTATTTTCTGCTGCTGGCGTTCCACCTTCAATAAGTGCTGCAGCAACCCTTATCGAAAGACTAATATCATTCTGGATGACTTCAATTATAGGGGTGGGTGTGCTTCCTTACTTTGGAGCAAGTGTAATAGAAAGAATTTCAAGAAAATATGATTAA
- a CDS encoding metal-dependent hydrolase encodes MDFFTHFLVPFIILFALKSKNKLAGGFGGISIDFDTFISWIGLLIPSLFVFSHRGITHSFIFAAVTSTLFLYIISRKRINEFIGNIIKRDISVEFTFKTVGIAYFGAIIHLFLDFLTSRGIPLLYPFTLERFSAEIYYYIDITTAVIALIVLSVLYLKMDMKYKKGAMAIFMIILFSFGGIRAYEKINAIDDNPVSGNFTYITAYPTMDIFTWTIVESDNKNSTYHSFNYNTLNKEQSDTKTVQSLKVMGGSVQSAQEAIDKANNLPEVQNFKWDGYYPCINASYNGNVWELTYFDVIDTGYHNNNMKVLIPQN; translated from the coding sequence ATGGATTTTTTTACTCATTTTTTAGTTCCCTTCATCATTTTATTTGCCCTCAAAAGCAAAAATAAGCTTGCAGGTGGATTTGGGGGTATTTCAATTGATTTTGATACATTCATATCATGGATTGGCTTGTTAATTCCATCATTATTTGTTTTTTCGCATAGGGGAATTACACATTCCTTTATTTTTGCAGCAGTTACTTCAACGCTTTTTTTATATATTATATCCAGAAAAAGGATAAATGAATTCATAGGAAATATAATAAAACGCGATATATCTGTGGAATTTACCTTTAAAACAGTTGGAATAGCTTATTTCGGTGCAATTATTCATTTATTCCTTGATTTTTTAACATCAAGAGGTATACCTCTTCTTTATCCATTTACGCTTGAAAGATTTAGTGCGGAAATTTATTATTACATTGATATAACCACTGCGGTTATAGCGCTCATTGTTTTATCTGTTCTTTACCTGAAAATGGATATGAAGTACAAGAAGGGGGCAATGGCAATTTTCATGATTATTTTATTTTCTTTTGGAGGAATCAGGGCTTATGAAAAGATTAATGCAATTGATGATAATCCAGTAAGTGGAAATTTCACATATATAACTGCATATCCCACAATGGACATTTTCACATGGACAATTGTTGAAAGCGATAATAAAAACAGCACATATCATTCATTCAACTACAACACATTAAATAAAGAACAATCAGATACAAAAACAGTTCAAAGCCTTAAGGTCATGGGTGGCAGCGTTCAATCGGCTCAAGAAGCTATTGATAAAGCAAATAATCTCCCTGAAGTTCAAAATTTCAAATGGGACGGATATTATCCCTGTATAAATGCCAGTTATAATGGAAATGTATGGGAATTAACATATTTTGATGTTATTGATACAGGATATCACAATAATAATATGAAAGTGCTTATTCCTCAAAATTAG
- a CDS encoding TrkH family potassium uptake protein — MIGQLRKRDFFIIAEQLGLIMIGIGVVTLIPLLVALIYNEGNYISFIIPSGMSILLGFILRKIFEGKSGRIALKHGMIIASIAWLWAALIGSLILMQAANISFLNAYFESMSAWTGSGLSIFSDVEILSKSVLFLRSIEQWIGGLGVVIVVIGILIRPGTAAARLYKSEAREEKIRPSILGTVKAIWWIYLFYTALGIILYVFAGMPLFDAINNTFTNLATGGMSINNDNIGAYHSNVIYIITIFLMILGGTSFLVHYKALNGKIKAGLKDIQFQTMIILIIIFSILLIVNANFIPIEAFFHVVSAITCTGSSIPPLNTMIAWPQYAKISIILLMIVGAAAGSTTGALKLIRVITALKGIYWEIVRIVAPEGSVLPKKISGKPVSDVEIKEAGSYAFIYLIFIFISWLVFVQYGYDALNSLYEVCSAQGNVGLSMGITSSTMPHIPQIFLIFNMWIGRLEIIPVLVLLRASIDAFKRF; from the coding sequence ATGATTGGGCAACTTAGAAAAAGAGATTTTTTTATAATAGCAGAACAGTTAGGCTTGATAATGATAGGTATTGGTGTAGTAACGCTAATACCATTATTAGTTGCCTTAATTTATAATGAAGGGAACTATATTTCATTTATAATTCCGTCAGGAATGTCTATTTTGTTGGGTTTTATTTTAAGGAAGATATTTGAAGGTAAGAGTGGTAGAATTGCCCTTAAACATGGTATGATAATAGCTTCAATTGCATGGCTTTGGGCGGCATTAATAGGAAGTCTTATTTTAATGCAAGCGGCAAATATCTCATTTTTAAATGCTTATTTTGAAAGTATGTCTGCATGGACTGGAAGTGGCCTTTCTATATTTTCTGATGTTGAGATACTCTCTAAATCAGTTCTCTTTTTGAGGAGTATTGAACAGTGGATTGGAGGGCTTGGTGTTGTTATTGTGGTTATTGGAATATTAATAAGACCAGGGACAGCTGCAGCAAGATTATATAAGTCCGAAGCCAGAGAAGAGAAGATAAGGCCAAGCATCCTTGGAACTGTGAAAGCAATATGGTGGATATATCTTTTTTACACTGCTTTAGGGATTATTTTGTATGTTTTTGCAGGAATGCCTCTTTTTGATGCTATAAATAATACATTTACTAACTTAGCAACTGGTGGAATGTCCATTAACAATGATAATATTGGAGCGTATCATAGCAATGTGATTTATATTATAACAATTTTTCTAATGATTTTGGGAGGTACAAGTTTTCTTGTGCATTATAAAGCTTTAAATGGGAAAATTAAGGCTGGATTAAAGGATATTCAATTTCAGACCATGATTATCTTGATTATTATATTTTCAATACTTTTAATTGTAAATGCAAATTTTATACCAATAGAAGCTTTTTTTCATGTAGTATCTGCAATAACATGTACTGGTTCAAGTATTCCTCCATTAAATACCATGATTGCATGGCCCCAGTATGCAAAAATATCTATAATTCTTTTAATGATTGTTGGGGCTGCTGCGGGTTCCACTACTGGTGCACTTAAGCTTATTAGAGTTATTACAGCTTTAAAAGGGATTTACTGGGAGATTGTAAGAATAGTGGCCCCTGAAGGTTCTGTTTTGCCAAAAAAAATATCAGGTAAACCCGTATCTGATGTAGAAATTAAAGAAGCAGGTTCTTATGCCTTTATTTATCTTATTTTCATTTTTATCAGCTGGCTTGTCTTTGTACAGTATGGTTATGATGCCTTAAACTCTCTTTATGAGGTCTGTTCAGCGCAAGGAAATGTGGGGCTTTCGATGGGTATAACATCCTCAACAATGCCTCATATCCCTCAAATTTTCCTGATTTTTAATATGTGGATTGGAAGACTTGAAATAATCCCTGTACTTGTTTTATTAAGAGCATCAATAGATGCATTTAAAAGATTTTAG
- a CDS encoding slipin family protein, whose translation MDLITLIIIGIIVLIILGLSIRIVNQYEKGVVFRLGKVIGVREPGLRLIIPVVDRMVKVSLRIVTMPIPSQNIITQDNVSIDVAAVAYFKVVNAYDAVVAIENYNRAVNQIAQTTMRNVIGQFLLDDVLSSTSKINERIKEIIDKHSEPWGVQITAVEIKDIRLPETMQRAMARQAEAERDKRAKIIAAEGEFLSAAKLGEAADVIAAHPVALQLRNLQVLSEISAEKNSTIIFPAQFMSTIKDIKKYMDSEGLLK comes from the coding sequence ATGGATCTAATAACACTCATTATCATTGGGATTATTGTTCTAATTATTTTGGGCCTTTCGATACGCATAGTAAACCAGTATGAAAAAGGGGTTGTTTTTCGTCTTGGAAAAGTAATTGGAGTTAGAGAACCTGGGCTTCGTCTTATTATACCTGTAGTTGATAGGATGGTAAAAGTTTCCCTCAGGATTGTTACTATGCCTATTCCCTCACAGAATATAATCACTCAGGACAATGTTTCAATAGATGTTGCAGCTGTAGCGTATTTTAAAGTTGTTAATGCTTACGATGCTGTGGTAGCCATTGAGAATTATAATAGAGCTGTGAATCAGATTGCTCAAACCACCATGAGGAATGTTATAGGGCAGTTTCTTTTGGATGATGTTTTATCTTCAACTTCTAAGATAAACGAGAGAATTAAAGAAATAATAGATAAACACAGCGAACCATGGGGAGTTCAAATTACTGCTGTGGAAATTAAGGATATAAGACTTCCAGAAACAATGCAAAGGGCAATGGCAAGGCAAGCAGAAGCAGAAAGGGATAAAAGGGCTAAAATCATCGCTGCAGAGGGCGAATTTTTATCAGCAGCGAAACTTGGAGAGGCAGCAGATGTAATAGCGGCACATCCTGTTGCACTTCAGCTCAGGAATTTACAGGTTCTTTCTGAGATATCTGCAGAGAAAAATTCAACTATAATATTCCCTGCACAGTTTATGTCAACTATTAAAGACATAAAGAAATACATGGACTCAGAAGGACTATTAAAATAG